CTGCTCGGTTCCGGCCCGTGCGTGGCGACGCGTGCGGAAGCGCATGCGGTGCTGCGCGGCGAGCGTGAAGCGGCGGAGATGGATGAAAGTTACGCGGCGGCGGCAACGGCGCGCGCTTGATACGCGCCAGAATACGCGCTCGATGAGACCTTCCGCGGCGATGCCGACGTGAGCAGCAATGCGCGGGCGACGCCGTGAGTTTTACGCGCGGCGTGCCGTGACGTAGCGCATCCGATGCGGCGCGAGTCTCGACCATCGAGCGACTCGCTCATCACGATTGAATTGATTTGCCTCGAATGGGCCGACAGCGATGTCGGCCCTTTTTTTCGTCTTTCTTCCGGCTTTAACGCCGGCCTAAGACAGCAGCGAATCGAAGCGCGCGCTCGCCTTCGATCCATCGATCAGCAGCATGCCCGCGCTGACGGGCAACTTGAAGCGTCGCGGGCCCGCGCTGCCGGGGTTGACGAACAGGACGCCATCGCGCTCGCTGACGGACGGCTTGTGCGAGTGCCCCGTCACCACCACGCCGATGCCCGCGCCGCGCGGATCGGCGCTCACGTCGGCAATGTCGTGCACGACGAGGATCGTCACCTGCTGAACGGTCAACGTGACCTGCGCGGGCAGCGACGCGACCCAACCCTCCGTATCGTTGTTGCCGCGCACGGCGGTGACAGGCGCGATCTGCGTCAAGGCGTCGAGCACCTCGCGACGGCAAATGTCGCCCGCGTGGATGATCGCGTCGCAGCCTGCCAGATACTGTAGCGCCTCGGGACGCACGAGGTTATGCGTGTCGGAGATCAGACCGATGCGGCGGATGAGCGGCGCCGCGGTCGTCGGCGTAGCGGGCGTGGCGGGTTTGCCGGGTTTGGCAGGTTTGGCGATGCGTGACGACATACGGTCTCCAGGCGCGGCGGCAAGAGTCGATGCGCGGATCGATGCCCGCGCCTAGGCTTCCAGCACGTGCTCGATGCGCCGGTCCGGCACCAGCCACCATATGGCCGCCAGCGTGTACAGCGCGACCGAACCCCACGGCACGACAAAGGCCAGCGCGATACCCGCGAGGTAGATCACCACCGACACCTTGCCCTTGAAATCGCTACCCACCGCGCGCGCAAGCGTCGAGTCAC
The sequence above is a segment of the Paraburkholderia sp. D15 genome. Coding sequences within it:
- a CDS encoding metallophosphoesterase family protein gives rise to the protein MSSRIAKPAKPGKPATPATPTTAAPLIRRIGLISDTHNLVRPEALQYLAGCDAIIHAGDICRREVLDALTQIAPVTAVRGNNDTEGWVASLPAQVTLTVQQVTILVVHDIADVSADPRGAGIGVVVTGHSHKPSVSERDGVLFVNPGSAGPRRFKLPVSAGMLLIDGSKASARFDSLLS